In Sebaldella termitidis ATCC 33386, one DNA window encodes the following:
- a CDS encoding LacI family DNA-binding transcriptional regulator — MGKSTIKEVAKMAGVSIGTVSRYINGFSVKEKNKKHIEEAIKKLNFETNYLAQGLRSKKTNSIGVLVPDIGDIFVTQVIEGIETVLNEQNFSTIICSSQNQWNIESEKLDFLRKKKVDGIILMPTSSIYKHIKEFEKNNIPLVLIDRIFDRVSLNAVVCDNVTGSYEGVSEIIKRGHTKIGIINGPKTVYTAKNRFEGYKMALKEESIKLDNDYVKYTDYTEIEGYRAIKELMSMKEKPTAIFATNYKTTLGCLRYMYDEGLKIGEDISLLGYDQSDLFKMIKPQISVIYQPTQLIGTEAAKSILEETNNGSSGKSNVKILDTKLVITESIKKLK; from the coding sequence ATGGGAAAATCTACTATTAAGGAAGTTGCTAAAATGGCTGGAGTCTCTATAGGAACAGTATCGAGGTACATTAATGGATTTTCTGTAAAAGAAAAGAATAAAAAACATATAGAGGAGGCGATAAAAAAATTAAATTTTGAAACAAACTATCTTGCACAGGGGCTGCGAAGCAAGAAGACCAATTCTATAGGTGTTCTTGTACCGGATATAGGAGATATTTTCGTGACTCAGGTAATAGAGGGAATAGAAACAGTGCTGAATGAACAGAATTTCAGTACAATAATATGCAGTTCACAGAATCAATGGAATATTGAGAGCGAAAAATTAGACTTTTTAAGGAAGAAAAAGGTAGACGGAATTATTTTGATGCCTACCTCAAGTATATATAAACACATAAAAGAATTTGAAAAGAACAACATCCCACTTGTTCTTATAGACAGGATATTTGACAGAGTATCCTTAAATGCAGTAGTCTGTGACAATGTTACGGGGAGTTATGAGGGAGTTTCAGAGATCATAAAAAGAGGACATACTAAAATAGGTATAATAAACGGTCCTAAAACAGTTTACACTGCCAAAAACAGATTTGAAGGCTATAAAATGGCACTTAAAGAAGAGAGTATCAAGCTGGACAATGATTATGTTAAATATACAGATTATACGGAAATAGAAGGATACAGGGCAATTAAAGAATTGATGAGCATGAAAGAAAAGCCGACAGCTATATTTGCCACAAACTATAAGACGACTCTCGGCTGTCTGAGGTATATGTATGACGAAGGTCTGAAAATAGGAGAGGATATATCGCTTCTGGGATATGACCAGAGTGATCTTTTCAAGATGATAAAGCCGCAGATATCGGTTATATATCAGCCCACACAGCTTATAGGAACAGAGGCTGCCAAAAGTATTCTTGAAGAAACAAATAACGGAAGTTCCGGAAAAAGTAACGTAAAAATACTTGATACAAAATTGGTGATAACAGAATCTATAAAAAAATTGAAATAA
- a CDS encoding DKNYY domain-containing protein, with amino-acid sequence MKKGYIFLAFIVCIWSSLSENVYYVGKDGTVLNLGKSESTHAVKERNMLENGGKFYINGKENAAEGEKYKAAVMSSTMYILKEKISDEVWTSEPEGSYAVRTYDTDNPYVILKNLKIFGGLDENIIPGKYSGYLILKNEKMYHTDSPDSFSEEERVNIGNIDTASIKQIGNNYFKDKNGIYSYVYEYFSAQSKFLKIKGADEKTFQVLDENYARDRKNIYYKNKALKIKDTEGFRLLKLWNPEPEVFVIGYSKDGIYYKGKKISSTALQGKAEVIGKTIFKDENQTYIFREYEPEIKIEKRNIPVNAKYTEWILDDESYYYDPYLDVKTAKSEDFEWLDNGNLFRNGKKIYLISPIYGITEQKYDSDTFRLIYNDRYNNKIASDKNGYYLYSGDTTGWQFSEIKNEKIKLLDSTENISGNLFYNSAVKKYYFISDMYNGEVTELTGIKNVSGVLLDSYIIGE; translated from the coding sequence ATGAAAAAGGGATATATTTTTTTAGCATTTATAGTATGCATATGGAGCAGTTTGTCAGAAAATGTATATTACGTGGGAAAAGACGGCACAGTTTTGAATCTTGGGAAAAGTGAAAGTACACATGCTGTCAAAGAAAGGAATATGCTGGAAAACGGCGGAAAATTCTATATAAATGGAAAAGAAAATGCAGCTGAGGGGGAAAAATATAAAGCCGCGGTTATGAGTTCAACAATGTATATTTTAAAGGAAAAAATATCTGATGAAGTGTGGACAAGCGAGCCTGAGGGCAGTTATGCCGTTCGTACTTATGATACAGATAATCCATATGTAATTTTGAAAAATTTGAAAATTTTTGGCGGACTGGATGAAAATATAATTCCCGGAAAATATTCGGGATATCTGATTTTGAAAAACGAAAAAATGTATCATACAGACAGCCCGGATTCTTTTTCAGAGGAAGAGAGAGTAAATATCGGAAATATAGATACAGCAAGTATAAAGCAGATTGGAAATAATTATTTTAAAGATAAAAACGGGATATATTCTTATGTTTATGAGTATTTTTCAGCACAATCGAAATTTCTGAAAATAAAAGGTGCGGATGAAAAAACTTTTCAGGTATTAGATGAAAATTATGCCAGGGACAGAAAGAATATATACTATAAAAACAAGGCACTTAAAATAAAAGATACAGAAGGTTTTCGGCTGCTGAAGCTGTGGAATCCAGAGCCTGAGGTTTTTGTAATCGGCTACAGCAAAGACGGGATATATTACAAAGGAAAAAAAATAAGCAGTACAGCTTTGCAGGGAAAAGCAGAGGTTATAGGAAAAACGATTTTTAAGGATGAGAATCAGACTTATATATTTCGTGAATATGAGCCGGAGATAAAGATAGAAAAACGAAATATACCGGTAAATGCAAAATATACAGAATGGATTCTGGATGATGAAAGCTATTATTATGATCCGTATCTGGATGTGAAAACAGCTAAGTCCGAGGATTTTGAGTGGCTGGATAATGGGAATTTATTTAGAAACGGTAAAAAAATATATCTTATATCCCCGATATACGGAATTACGGAGCAAAAATATGACAGTGATACATTCAGGCTGATATATAATGACAGATATAATAATAAGATAGCAAGTGATAAAAATGGTTATTATCTGTACAGCGGAGATACTACCGGATGGCAGTTTAGTGAAATAAAAAATGAAAAAATAAAATTGCTGGATTCTACAGAAAATATAAGCGGAAATTTATTTTATAATTCAGCAGTTAAAAAATATTATTTTATTTCAGATATGTACAATGGTGAAGTAACAGAACTGACAGGAATAAAAAATGTAAGCGGAGTATTGTTGGATTCATATATTATAGGGGAGTGA
- a CDS encoding DMT family transporter, whose protein sequence is MKKYSADLGLLLVGFIWGTGFTATKIGLDGGITPYYMMFLRAAFASIFISVIFFRELRNVTRREVLAGVLLGVFLYLGFSFQTVGLVYTTASKNAFLTAINVVLVPYLYWMFYKKRPDIFAVLSAVLCLCGIGLLSLTGTDFSLNKGDILTMICAVFFACHITFTGILSKKVDAIRLNLVQMYTMTVFSFITCVFNGSITLNVTQTQFLAVLYLGIFSTGICFLLQTTCQQYTTPARASILLCTESLFAPVLSFLILHEVLTPKAIAGAALILISVIVSETKLGFGAKKEQST, encoded by the coding sequence ATGAAAAAGTATTCAGCTGATTTAGGGCTGTTATTGGTAGGTTTTATTTGGGGAACAGGGTTTACAGCGACTAAAATAGGTTTGGACGGCGGAATTACACCGTATTATATGATGTTTCTGCGGGCGGCTTTTGCATCAATATTTATAAGCGTGATCTTTTTCAGAGAGCTGCGCAATGTAACAAGAAGAGAGGTTTTGGCTGGAGTTCTGCTGGGAGTTTTTTTATATCTCGGCTTTTCGTTTCAGACTGTGGGTCTGGTGTATACGACAGCATCTAAAAATGCTTTTCTTACAGCGATAAATGTAGTTTTAGTGCCGTATTTATACTGGATGTTTTATAAAAAAAGACCTGATATATTCGCTGTTTTATCAGCTGTACTGTGTTTATGCGGGATCGGCCTGCTCAGTCTGACAGGAACAGATTTTTCTCTCAATAAAGGGGATATACTTACAATGATTTGTGCTGTGTTTTTTGCCTGTCATATAACATTTACCGGGATACTGTCAAAAAAAGTAGATGCAATAAGGCTGAATCTGGTTCAGATGTATACTATGACTGTGTTTTCATTTATTACATGTGTATTCAACGGAAGTATAACATTAAATGTAACACAGACACAGTTTTTGGCAGTATTATATCTTGGGATTTTTTCCACGGGAATATGCTTTCTGCTTCAGACTACCTGTCAGCAGTACACAACACCTGCAAGAGCTTCGATATTATTATGTACTGAATCATTATTTGCACCTGTTTTGTCATTTCTGATACTGCATGAAGTATTAACGCCAAAGGCAATAGCGGGAGCAGCACTTATTCTGATTTCTGTTATAGTTTCAGAAACTAAGCTCGGATTTGGAGCAAAGAAGGAGCAGAGCACTTAA
- the recG gene encoding ATP-dependent DNA helicase RecG: MTYNLLFKNLDELKIKGLGKANVSKLNKLNVRTLYDLLYFFPRAYEDRSNSKNISEVLPDEFVVLKGKILKASNNYIKGGRYMYRAWLGDDTGVIELTWFNNRFVQKNIKIGDEMIVYGKAKKGMRMQIVNPEYKNVSVASLLPGNQILPIYSSTSSLKQGDLRKIIHEAILNFGYLLEENLPDELMKKEGLLPRKDAVINVHFPENEQLKQKALRRFMLEEIFLLEMGILQSRFEVDKANKGLYKIENNKELVKQFIRELPYELTRAQKKVIKEIYNELVKGKILNRLIQGDVGSGKTIVSLIMLLYMVENNYQGAIMAPTEILATQHYLGIVDEFNNLNVRVELLTGSVKGKKREKLLKEIEAGLVDIVIGTHALIENDIVFHSLGLIIIDEQHRFGVVQRKLLRDKGELANLIVMSATPIPRSLALTIYGDLDVSVIDELPAGRKQIKTKWIKDQEEKNKMYDFIKEKIREGRQVYVVSPLIEESETLNVKSAESTFEEYSEIFKGMEIALIHGRMKNKDKQEVMEKFRKGNLNILVSTTVIEVGVNVPNATIMVIRDAQRFGLSSLHQLRGRVGRGEYRSYCFLESETINEISEKRLEIMENTIDGFKIAEEDLKLRNSGEIFGTKQSGVSDLLLTDIIKNIKEIKYIRDFVLKYLEENNGHVENEYLKSDVYRKFHDGESLIK; this comes from the coding sequence ATGACATATAATTTATTGTTTAAAAATTTAGACGAATTAAAAATAAAAGGACTTGGAAAAGCTAATGTTTCTAAATTGAATAAATTAAATGTGCGTACATTATACGATCTTCTTTATTTTTTTCCGAGGGCCTATGAAGACAGAAGCAACAGTAAGAATATAAGTGAGGTTTTGCCTGATGAATTTGTAGTTTTGAAGGGAAAAATATTAAAAGCCTCGAATAACTACATAAAAGGCGGAAGATATATGTATCGTGCCTGGCTTGGTGATGATACAGGAGTAATAGAGCTCACATGGTTTAATAACAGATTTGTACAAAAAAACATAAAAATCGGCGATGAAATGATTGTTTACGGAAAGGCAAAAAAAGGGATGAGAATGCAGATAGTCAATCCTGAGTACAAAAATGTAAGTGTGGCTTCACTGCTTCCCGGAAATCAGATTCTGCCTATATATTCATCTACTTCTTCTTTGAAACAAGGAGACTTAAGAAAGATAATACATGAGGCTATATTGAATTTCGGTTATCTGCTTGAAGAGAATCTGCCTGATGAACTTATGAAGAAAGAAGGGCTTCTTCCCAGAAAAGATGCTGTAATTAATGTTCATTTCCCGGAAAATGAACAGCTGAAACAAAAAGCACTGCGAAGATTTATGCTGGAAGAAATTTTTCTGCTGGAAATGGGTATACTTCAAAGCCGTTTTGAAGTGGATAAGGCTAATAAGGGATTATATAAAATAGAAAATAATAAAGAGCTGGTAAAGCAGTTCATAAGGGAGCTTCCTTATGAGCTGACAAGAGCACAGAAAAAAGTAATTAAAGAAATTTATAATGAGCTGGTAAAAGGAAAGATACTAAACAGGTTGATACAGGGTGATGTAGGCTCGGGAAAAACCATAGTATCATTGATTATGCTTTTATACATGGTAGAAAATAACTATCAAGGAGCGATAATGGCCCCTACTGAAATACTGGCTACACAGCATTATCTTGGAATAGTGGATGAATTTAACAATCTTAATGTCCGTGTAGAGCTGCTTACAGGAAGTGTTAAAGGCAAAAAAAGAGAAAAGCTTTTGAAAGAAATAGAAGCAGGACTTGTGGATATAGTCATAGGAACACACGCACTTATAGAAAATGATATAGTATTTCACAGTCTGGGACTGATAATAATAGATGAACAGCATAGATTCGGGGTAGTACAGAGAAAGCTGCTGAGAGATAAGGGCGAGCTCGCCAATCTTATAGTTATGAGTGCCACTCCTATACCGCGTTCTCTTGCGCTTACTATTTACGGAGATCTGGATGTTTCTGTTATTGACGAGCTTCCTGCGGGAAGAAAACAGATAAAGACAAAATGGATAAAGGATCAGGAAGAAAAAAATAAAATGTATGACTTTATAAAGGAGAAAATCAGGGAAGGAAGACAGGTATATGTTGTTTCACCTTTGATAGAAGAGAGTGAGACTCTTAATGTAAAGTCTGCGGAAAGCACATTTGAAGAATATTCGGAAATTTTTAAGGGGATGGAGATAGCCTTGATTCATGGAAGAATGAAAAATAAAGATAAACAGGAAGTAATGGAAAAATTCAGAAAAGGAAACCTGAATATACTGGTATCTACTACTGTAATAGAAGTAGGGGTGAATGTGCCTAATGCCACGATAATGGTAATAAGAGACGCACAGAGATTCGGTCTTTCTTCTCTGCATCAGCTCAGAGGCCGTGTAGGGAGAGGGGAATACAGGTCTTACTGCTTTCTGGAATCGGAAACCATTAATGAGATATCGGAAAAACGTCTGGAAATAATGGAAAATACCATAGACGGCTTCAAAATAGCAGAGGAAGACCTGAAGCTGAGAAACTCGGGAGAGATATTCGGTACAAAGCAAAGCGGTGTATCAGACCTCCTGCTTACTGATATTATAAAAAATATAAAAGAGATAAAATATATAAGAGATTTTGTTCTGAAATATCTTGAGGAAAATAACGGACATGTGGAAAATGAATATTTGAAAAGTGATGTATACAGAAAGTTTCATGATGGTGAAAGCCTGATAAAATAG
- a CDS encoding YebC/PmpR family DNA-binding transcriptional regulator, producing the protein MAGHSKWANIKHRKGRQDAQRAKVFTRIGKELTIAAKLGGGDIGFNPRLRLAVDKAKAANMPKDNMERAIKKGTGELEGVDYQEIRYEGYGPGGVAFLVDVVTDNKNRSASTVRMNFSRNDGNLGETGSVSFLFDRKGIFEFKKDGIDEDVLMETALDAGAEDVVEKSEAWLVITDTNDFDTVKEAFDTNKLIYEEGEVTMHPATEIEITDLETAKKLMKLYDDLEENEDVQEIYSNFDIADEIMAELDA; encoded by the coding sequence GTGGCAGGACATAGTAAATGGGCTAATATAAAACATAGAAAAGGGAGACAGGACGCCCAGAGAGCCAAGGTTTTTACAAGAATCGGAAAAGAATTAACTATAGCAGCTAAACTTGGAGGAGGAGACATAGGATTTAATCCAAGACTGAGACTGGCAGTAGATAAGGCAAAAGCAGCAAATATGCCTAAAGATAATATGGAAAGAGCTATAAAAAAAGGAACAGGCGAGCTCGAAGGCGTAGATTATCAGGAAATCAGATATGAAGGATACGGACCGGGAGGAGTGGCTTTTTTAGTAGATGTAGTTACAGATAATAAAAACAGATCTGCATCTACAGTAAGAATGAATTTCTCTAGAAATGACGGAAATTTAGGTGAAACTGGCTCGGTATCTTTTTTATTTGACAGAAAAGGTATTTTTGAATTTAAAAAAGACGGAATAGATGAAGATGTATTAATGGAAACTGCGTTAGATGCCGGAGCAGAAGACGTAGTGGAAAAATCAGAAGCATGGCTGGTAATAACAGATACCAATGATTTTGATACAGTAAAAGAAGCGTTTGATACTAATAAACTGATTTATGAAGAGGGTGAGGTAACTATGCATCCCGCTACTGAAATAGAGATTACTGATCTTGAAACAGCTAAAAAATTAATGAAACTGTATGACGATCTGGAAGAAAATGAGGATGTACAGGAGATATACAGTAATTTTGATATAGCAGACGAGATTATGGCAGAACTGGATGCTTAA
- a CDS encoding tetratricopeptide repeat protein, giving the protein MKKIFLIMLLVCTVLSCNNLKSEEKLPDDLKIYQDSGIEETIKYLEKMGRTDPQNKAYYTAKMGYYYIEEKDYEKAEAVLNKALEINPNEGYAYNELGYLQSIQGKTDLALKTYVKGSEKDPGMGGNFYGAGAIYSDMGEYDKAEKNFEKAIALYTKAEAKDKADKAARMLYFTYLDKGERDKARKFLNDSVSKGLAQGYFYSQLANFYYEEKNFDEALKYNLKGLKADPDEAENYFGAGVNYYYKRDNKQALKYLEKVVPMYQKNQSLDYLGDAYAYLYKINIEEGNKEKADEIEAAAGQELGKENWEKKKF; this is encoded by the coding sequence ATGAAAAAAATATTTTTAATTATGCTGTTGGTATGCACGGTATTATCTTGTAATAATTTAAAGAGCGAGGAGAAACTGCCTGATGATTTGAAAATTTATCAGGATTCGGGTATAGAAGAAACAATAAAGTATCTCGAAAAGATGGGAAGGACCGACCCGCAGAACAAAGCGTATTATACAGCTAAAATGGGTTATTATTATATAGAGGAAAAGGATTATGAAAAAGCTGAGGCTGTATTAAATAAAGCATTGGAAATAAATCCGAATGAAGGCTATGCTTATAATGAACTCGGCTATCTGCAGAGTATTCAGGGGAAAACTGATCTGGCTTTGAAAACTTATGTAAAAGGAAGTGAAAAGGATCCTGGAATGGGCGGGAATTTTTATGGTGCCGGAGCTATATACTCGGATATGGGTGAATATGATAAAGCAGAGAAAAATTTTGAAAAGGCGATTGCACTTTATACGAAAGCAGAAGCAAAAGATAAAGCTGATAAGGCTGCAAGAATGCTTTATTTCACATATCTGGACAAAGGCGAAAGAGATAAGGCAAGAAAGTTTCTTAATGATTCTGTTTCAAAAGGACTGGCTCAGGGATATTTTTACAGTCAGCTGGCAAATTTTTATTATGAGGAAAAGAATTTTGATGAAGCTTTAAAGTATAATCTTAAAGGCTTGAAAGCCGATCCTGATGAAGCGGAGAACTACTTCGGCGCAGGAGTAAATTATTATTATAAAAGAGATAATAAGCAGGCTCTAAAATATCTGGAAAAGGTAGTGCCTATGTATCAAAAAAATCAGAGTCTGGACTATCTGGGAGATGCCTATGCTTATCTGTATAAAATAAATATAGAAGAAGGAAACAAAGAAAAGGCCGATGAGATAGAAGCTGCGGCAGGGCAGGAGCTTGGCAAGGAAAACTGGGAAAAGAAAAAATTTTAA
- a CDS encoding tetratricopeptide repeat protein — protein MKKLLLVLFFLGTASWYNSGPLVRITDYDYDMYYSKGINETLKYLENMAEIESAKKALYHAKMGYYYYEEKDYGNAERMLKKALSEDKEMEEVYIKIGTLYSLQGRNKEALEYYLKGTRLKEKYPDIFFGAGAAYFDLGSYEKAAEYLERAVNMYKMANKRDELNRAAILLYYTYNSIGDDGKLERFLKRAIERDIHKNVFSKKLSELYYSKGMSRAAIRYVHIGMRNEPENADTYYLAGVLYYETKKYKESEEYLKKAVELYGEEGNNTGVERAYDGIYYVKNYSGTKDELEEFLKTSIGNNINKATFCSHLAAFYIKERRFSDALKYNLEGIKADSYSMENYFGAGISYYYKGDLDNAAKYFEEAARLYRETDNKEYLGETYAFLYKTVIENNDGEKAAEVEKAARNDLGSMEWERKKK, from the coding sequence ATGAAAAAATTATTATTGGTATTATTTTTTTTAGGGACAGCATCATGGTATAACAGCGGACCGCTGGTACGTATCACGGATTATGATTATGATATGTATTATTCCAAGGGAATAAATGAAACTTTAAAATATCTGGAAAATATGGCAGAAATAGAAAGCGCGAAAAAAGCTCTTTATCACGCAAAAATGGGATATTATTACTATGAGGAAAAGGACTATGGAAATGCTGAAAGAATGTTGAAAAAAGCACTTTCGGAAGATAAAGAAATGGAAGAGGTTTATATTAAGATAGGGACTCTTTACAGTCTGCAGGGAAGAAATAAAGAGGCACTGGAATATTATCTGAAAGGAACAAGGTTAAAAGAGAAATATCCTGATATATTTTTTGGTGCCGGGGCAGCATATTTTGATCTTGGCAGCTATGAAAAAGCCGCTGAATATCTGGAAAGAGCAGTTAATATGTATAAAATGGCGAATAAACGGGACGAGCTTAACAGGGCGGCAATATTACTGTATTATACATATAATTCTATCGGTGATGACGGAAAACTGGAAAGATTTTTGAAAAGAGCGATAGAAAGAGATATTCATAAAAACGTTTTTTCCAAAAAGCTTTCTGAACTTTATTATTCCAAGGGAATGAGCAGGGCTGCCATCAGGTATGTACATATAGGAATGAGAAATGAGCCTGAAAATGCAGATACTTATTATCTCGCAGGAGTTTTGTATTATGAAACAAAAAAATATAAAGAGTCGGAGGAATACTTAAAGAAAGCTGTGGAACTATACGGTGAAGAGGGAAATAATACAGGTGTGGAGCGTGCATATGACGGAATTTATTATGTGAAAAATTATTCGGGAACAAAGGATGAGCTTGAAGAATTCCTGAAAACGTCAATAGGAAATAATATTAATAAGGCTACCTTCTGTTCTCATCTGGCAGCTTTTTATATAAAGGAAAGAAGATTCAGCGATGCCTTAAAGTATAATCTTGAGGGAATAAAGGCTGATTCTTACAGTATGGAAAATTATTTCGGAGCAGGGATAAGCTATTATTATAAAGGAGACTTGGATAATGCCGCGAAATATTTTGAAGAGGCGGCAAGGCTTTATCGTGAAACTGATAATAAGGAATATCTGGGTGAAACATATGCTTTTTTATATAAAACTGTCATAGAAAATAATGACGGGGAAAAGGCCGCCGAAGTAGAAAAGGCTGCAAGAAATGATCTGGGCAGTATGGAATGGGAAAGAAAGAAAAAATAA
- a CDS encoding L-fuculose-phosphate aldolase, with amino-acid sequence MILQKERELIVEYGKKLITHGLTKGTGGNISIYNKEEGLMAISPSGIDYFETKPENVAVLDLYGKQVDGDKKPSSEYFMHRVFYRDRDDVGAVVHAHSTYSGVLATLHWEIEPVHYLIGYAGKNVRCAPYELFGTEELAQAALKAMEDRNACLLANHGLLAIGGTVEYAFDTAEETEFVAELYYKAKCVGEPIPLKSEEMDEFLEKFKPYGKKL; translated from the coding sequence ATGATTTTACAAAAAGAAAGAGAACTTATAGTGGAATACGGAAAAAAACTGATAACACACGGTCTGACTAAAGGAACAGGGGGGAATATAAGTATTTATAATAAGGAAGAGGGGCTGATGGCAATAAGTCCCAGCGGAATAGATTATTTTGAGACAAAGCCGGAAAATGTGGCAGTACTTGATTTATACGGAAAACAGGTAGACGGGGATAAAAAGCCTTCAAGCGAGTATTTTATGCACAGGGTATTTTACAGAGACAGAGATGATGTAGGAGCAGTGGTACATGCACATTCGACATATTCAGGAGTGCTGGCAACACTGCACTGGGAAATAGAGCCTGTTCATTATCTGATAGGATATGCAGGGAAAAATGTAAGATGTGCGCCTTATGAATTATTTGGTACAGAGGAGCTTGCACAGGCGGCGCTTAAAGCAATGGAAGACAGAAACGCTTGTCTTCTTGCCAATCACGGACTGCTTGCAATAGGCGGAACAGTGGAGTATGCTTTTGATACAGCGGAAGAAACAGAATTTGTGGCGGAATTATACTATAAAGCAAAATGTGTGGGAGAGCCGATTCCGCTGAAATCAGAGGAAATGGACGAATTTCTTGAGAAGTTTAAGCCTTACGGGAAAAAATTATAA
- a CDS encoding 2-hydroxyacid dehydrogenase produces the protein MKIVVVGDTLVSSDYMEKQAERLFPGHDKKIVKFDWEMKTKEEFQEVILDLEKNGPEARKLSEEITNELKDADILMVHFAPVSKATLDKAVNLKLIGTCRGGVEHIDIEAATEKNIPVLHVIRNAEPVAEFTLGLIYSECRNITRSHVSIINGGWRKSFPNSRYVTTLSELQVGLLGMGYIGKIVAGKLIKLGIKVKAHDPFINKEDLEKDGLGDIELVPLEDLFRNSDIISLHIRLTDETRNFVNMGLLSLMKESAYLINTARAGILDEKALVEVLAKKKIAGAAIDVFWEEPIPENHPILKLDNVTLTTHIAGDTVDAIPKAPKLLVNEMNEFFNNGKLDMIINRKTAENFKL, from the coding sequence ATGAAAATTGTAGTAGTGGGAGATACTCTTGTAAGTTCTGATTATATGGAAAAGCAGGCAGAAAGATTATTTCCCGGACATGATAAAAAGATCGTGAAATTCGACTGGGAAATGAAAACAAAAGAAGAATTTCAGGAGGTAATACTGGATCTTGAAAAAAACGGTCCGGAAGCAAGGAAGCTTTCAGAGGAAATAACAAATGAGCTAAAAGATGCGGATATCTTAATGGTGCACTTTGCCCCTGTGTCAAAGGCGACGCTGGACAAGGCGGTAAATCTTAAACTTATAGGAACATGCAGGGGAGGAGTAGAGCATATAGACATAGAGGCCGCCACTGAAAAAAATATACCCGTGCTTCATGTGATAAGAAATGCAGAGCCTGTGGCAGAATTTACACTGGGACTTATTTACAGTGAATGCAGAAATATAACAAGAAGTCATGTATCTATAATAAACGGTGGATGGAGAAAGTCATTTCCAAACAGCAGATATGTTACTACACTTTCAGAGCTTCAGGTTGGTCTGCTCGGCATGGGCTATATAGGAAAGATAGTAGCGGGAAAACTAATAAAGCTCGGAATAAAAGTAAAAGCTCATGATCCGTTTATAAATAAGGAGGATTTGGAAAAAGACGGGCTTGGAGATATAGAGCTTGTACCGCTGGAGGATTTATTCAGAAATTCTGATATTATATCACTTCATATAAGACTTACAGATGAAACAAGGAATTTTGTCAATATGGGGTTATTATCGCTCATGAAGGAAAGCGCATATCTTATAAATACAGCGAGAGCAGGAATACTTGATGAGAAAGCACTTGTAGAGGTTCTCGCTAAAAAGAAAATAGCCGGAGCCGCAATAGATGTATTCTGGGAAGAGCCGATTCCAGAGAATCATCCTATATTGAAGCTGGATAATGTTACCCTGACTACACACATAGCCGGAGATACTGTAGATGCAATACCAAAAGCACCTAAGCTTCTTGTGAATGAAATGAATGAATTTTTTAATAACGGAAAGCTGGATATGATAATAAACCGAAAAACAGCCGAAAATTTTAAATTATAG